In one Suricata suricatta isolate VVHF042 chromosome 9, meerkat_22Aug2017_6uvM2_HiC, whole genome shotgun sequence genomic region, the following are encoded:
- the LOC115300962 gene encoding olfactory receptor 4L1-like, producing the protein MDLMNNSMISEFVLLGLTNTWELEIFFFFIFLLAYAAIVAGNLLIVVAVTFDSHLYSTPMYFLLGNLSFLDMCISTITTPKMVTDFLREIKTISLWGCMAQMFFLHFLGGSEMTLLIVMAVDRYIAICKPLHYTSIMNRRVLMGSVLLSWAVGFVHTMSQMVFTITLPFCGPNIVDNIFCDLPLVLKLACTETYVLELLVIADSGLLSFICFILLLISYTVILVTVRRQSSGGLSKALSTLSAHITVVTLFFGPCIFIYAWPFSSFSVDKFLSVFYSVITPLLNPIIYTLRNKEMKAAMNRLRTQYVRSSQIF; encoded by the coding sequence ATGGATTTAATGAATAACTCAATGATATCAGAGTTTGTTTTGTTAGGACTCACTAACACTTGGGaacttgaaattttcttttttttcatatttttgttggcTTATGCAGCTATTGTGGCAGGAAACCTTCTCATCGTGGTCGCTGTAACCTTTGACTCACATCTGTACTCCACACCAATGTACTTCCTCCTTGGAAATCTCTCCTTTCTGGATATGTGTATTTCCACAATCACAACCCCTAAGATGGTCACAGATTTTCTCAGGGAGATTAAAACAATTTCCTTGTGGGGCTGTATGGCTCAGATGTTCTTCCTCCACTTTTTAGGGGGCAGTGAGATGACTCTTCTCATAGTCATGGCTGTTGATCGGTACATTGCAATATGCAAGCCTCTTCACTACACATCCATCATGAACCGCCGCGTCCTCATGGGCTCTGTGTTGCTGTCCTGGGCTGTCGGTTTTGTGCACACAATGAGCCAGATGGTTTTTACTATCACCTTGCCTTTTTGTGGTCCCAATATAGTGGACAATATTTTTTGTGACCTTCCCTTAGTTTTAAAACTTGCCTGCACTGAGACCTATGTTCTGGAGTTGCTGGTAATTGCTGACAGTGGACTGTTGTCTTTCATATGCTTCATACTCTTGCTCATTTCCTACACTGTCATTCTGGTCACTGTTCGACGTCAGTCCTCTGGTGGACTCTCCAAGGCTCTGTCCACACTGTCTGCTCACATTACTGTGGTCACTCTATTCTTTGGGCCATGTATCTTCATTTATGCTTGGCCATTCAGTAGCTTTTCAGTGGATAAATTTCTTTCAGTGTTCTATTCAGTTATTACGCCTTTACTGAACCCCATTATTTACACTCTGAGGAATAAGGAGATGAAAGCAGCTATGAATAGGCTGAGAACCCAATATGTCAGATCCAGTCAGATCTTCTAG
- the LOC115302275 gene encoding olfactory receptor 4K13-like: MDVPNNRSSVSEFILLGLSTSQEIQIFFFAIFFLVYVTIIVGNLLIVISVILDNHLHSPMYFFLANLSFFDLCLSSAATPKVLADFLRKRKTISLWGCMAQMFFMHFFGGGEMSLLIAMAIDRYVAICKPLHYQTIMNRRVLIVFLLLSWTIGSIHTTSQMIFTVGLPFCGPNVVDSIFCDLPLVIKLACTDTYILELLVIANSGLLALVCFILLLISYVVMLVTIWQRSSSASSKAVSTLSAHITVVTLFFGPAIFIYAFPFKSYSVDKSLSVFYSIITPLLNPIIYTLRNQEMKAAIKRLSSQHIGFWLTS, translated from the coding sequence ATGGATGTCCCAAACAACAGATCAAGTGTTTCTGAGTTCATCTTGCTGGGACTTTCCACTTCTCAagaaattcaaatattcttttttgcaATCTTCTTTCTTGTCTACGTAACCATCATAGTAGGAAACCTCCTCATTGTGATCTCTGTGATTCTCGATAACCATCTTCACTCCCCCATGTATTTCTTTCTGGCAAATTTATCGTTTTTTGATTTATGTCTTTCTTCTGCTGCAACTCCCAAAGTGCTTGCAGACTTCCTTAGAAAACGCAAGACCATCTCCCTGTGGGGTTGCATGGCCCAGATGTTTTTTATGCACTTCTTTGGGGGTGGAGAGATGTCTCTTCTGATAGCTATGGCCATAGACAGGTATGTTGCCATATGCAAACCCTTGCACTATCAGACCATCATGAATCGCAGGGTGCTCATTGTATTTCTACTGCTCTCATGGACAATTGGGTCCATACATACCACAAGCCAGATGATTTTCACTGTAGGTTTACCTTTCTGTGGTCCCAATGTCGTGGATAGCATTTTCTGTGATCTTCCCCTGGTCATCAAGCTTGCCTGCACGGACACTTATATCTTAGAGCTCTTGGTGATTGCAAACAGTGGACTCTTGGCCCTGGTCTGCTTCATTCTCCTGCTCATATCCTACGTGGTCATGCTGGTCACCATCTGGCAGCGCTCCTCCAGTGCATCCTCCAAGGCAGTGTCCACACTGTCTGCTCACATCACTGTGGTCACTCTCTTCTTTGGTCCTGCTATCTTCATCTATGCTTTCCCATTCAAGAGTTACTCTGTAGATAAgtctctttctgtattttactCTATAATCACTCCCCTTCTTAATCCAATTATTTATACCCTGAGGAATCAGGAAATGAAAGCAGCCATCAAGAGACTCAGCAGCCAGCATATTGGCTTTTGGCTCACTTCCTAA